From Caminibacter mediatlanticus TB-2, the proteins below share one genomic window:
- a CDS encoding peptidylprolyl isomerase, with translation MKKFILILIFLNFVNAKIVDRVVAVVNGEPITSYDITKTFKSLNISPREALNILIDQKIIENEIKRRGIEVDDFDIENAIEKIAKQNGMSVFEFKNYLKERGEYNNFLKNLKKDIQKQKLFAQIVNSKLKVSNKELKNFYDQNKEKFTTFKQIEVIEYISQNPDELKHIKKNPLYNSSNIKIENRVFKYNQIPLNLMFLFNSTKEGEFMPIINNGNSYVMFYINKKEGKVILPFEQIKNIIANQLMQQKRNAILKEYFNTLKNQADIEIFK, from the coding sequence ATGAAAAAGTTTATATTAATTTTAATATTTCTTAATTTTGTGAATGCAAAAATAGTTGATAGGGTAGTTGCAGTTGTTAATGGAGAACCTATAACTTCATATGATATTACTAAAACATTTAAGTCTTTAAATATTTCCCCAAGAGAAGCATTAAATATCTTGATTGACCAAAAAATTATTGAAAATGAAATTAAAAGAAGAGGTATAGAGGTTGATGATTTCGATATAGAAAATGCAATTGAAAAAATTGCAAAACAAAATGGAATGAGTGTTTTTGAATTTAAAAATTATCTTAAAGAAAGAGGAGAATATAATAATTTTCTTAAAAATTTAAAAAAAGATATTCAAAAGCAAAAATTATTTGCTCAAATTGTTAATTCTAAATTAAAAGTATCCAATAAAGAATTAAAAAATTTTTATGACCAAAACAAAGAAAAATTTACTACATTTAAACAGATAGAAGTTATTGAATATATCTCACAAAATCCAGATGAATTAAAACATATTAAAAAAAATCCTTTATATAATTCTTCAAATATTAAAATAGAAAATAGAGTATTTAAATATAATCAAATTCCTTTAAATTTGATGTTTTTATTTAACTCTACAAAAGAGGGTGAATTTATGCCTATTATTAATAATGGAAATAGCTATGTAATGTTTTATATTAATAAAAAAGAGGGAAAAGTAATATTACCATTTGAACAAATAAAAAATATTATTGCAAATCAATTAATGCAACAAAAAAGAAATGCAATTTTAAAAGAATATTTTAATACTTTAAAAAATCAAGCAGATATTGAGATTTTCAAATAA